One window of Panulirus ornatus isolate Po-2019 chromosome 13, ASM3632096v1, whole genome shotgun sequence genomic DNA carries:
- the LOC139752626 gene encoding uncharacterized protein — protein sequence MMCQCVSVLVVALAAVVTATADPSYPTPCYDKTAYVTAYKTALQEVPVYETVYKQKIVPTTLYTTYYQTHYQTNYHTAYVPKYVTETVYKTQVQYVTQVQNRYQTQYQTQYVTTAEYVPTYVTETVYNTKYQTQVRYETVYTTQYTPQYVTKTRVQYQTNYQTEYVPQYVTVTQDKVAYVTACPKPAYGH from the exons ATGATGTGCCAGTGTGtatcagtgttggtggtggcgttggCTGCTGTGGTAACGGCAACAGCTGACCCGTCGTATCCGACTCCCTGCTATGATAAGACCGCCTACGTCACTGCTTACAAGACGGCGCTTCAGGAG GTTCCGGTATATGAGACCGTCTACAAGCAGAAGATCGTccccaccacactctacaccacctACTACCAGACCCACTACCAGACCAACTACCATACCGCATACGTACCCAAATACGTCACAGAGACCGTCTACAAGACTCAGGTTCAGTACGTGACTCAGGTCCAGAATAGGTACCAGACCCAGTACCAGACCCAGTACGTCACTACCGCTGAATATGTCCCAACTTACGTCACTGAAACTGTGTACAACACCAAGTACCAGACCCAAGTAAGGTATGAGACCGTGTACACGACCCAGTACACACCCCAGTACGTGACCAAGACCCGGGTGCAGTACCAGACTAATTACCAGACCGAGTATGTTCCCCAGTACGTCACCGTCACCCAGGACAAGGTGGCATACGTCACCGCCTGCCCTAAACCTGCTTATGGCCACTAA